In the genome of Sebastes umbrosus isolate fSebUmb1 chromosome 14, fSebUmb1.pri, whole genome shotgun sequence, one region contains:
- the rpain gene encoding RPA-interacting protein isoform X1 encodes MDALHRHRSLYKGTTPPWKETYRQRCVDRLKNSRSRLLQRYRQVGESQQQRGSGSGASVIVQEVMEEEWTALQAEDRRLASLWGSEGSEGMAEMFSVMKEYDELAVLEEIQQELMSHEMSIIEEYERNLQFEQQCISSVVEGMEETHIICPICHTNNLTINNYFISCPCGLYINTKNQNITPDVLRLLLESRVSEHMEDCLHNPVFSVAPNTDSSPNLMISCKVCDYLSIVL; translated from the exons ATGGATGCTCTGCACAGACACCGCTCACTTTATAAAGGGACGACTCCGCCATGGAAAGAAACCTACCGCCAG CGCTGTGTAGACAGGCTGAAGAACAGCCGGTCCAGGCTGCTGCAGAGATACCGTCAGGTGGGAGAGAGCCAGCAGCAGAGGGGCTCCGGCTCCGGGGCCTCCGTCATCGTccaggaggtgatggaggaggagtggaCTGCCCTGCAGGCAGAGGACCGGAGACTGGCCTCGCTGTGGGGGTCAGAGGGGTCAGAGGGCATGGCAGAG ATGTTCAGTGTCATGAAGGAGTACGATGAACTAGCAGTACTGGAAGAAATCCAACAGGAACTAATGTCTCATG AAATGTCTATTATTGAAGAATACGAGAGGAACCTGCAGTTTGAGCAGCAGTGCATATCATCTGttgtggaggggatggaggagaCGCATATTATTTGCCCCATATGTCACAC GAACAACTTGACCATCAACAACTATTTCATCTCCTGCCCCTGTGGACTGTACATTAACACTAAG AATCAGAACATCACCCCCGATGTCCTGCGGCTTCTTCTGGAGTCCAGGGTGTCGGAGCACATGGAGGACTGTCTCCACAACCCTGTTTTCTCTGTAGCTCccaacacagacagctcccCCAACCTGATGATAAGCTGCAAG GTGTGTGACTACCTGTCCATTGTCCTGTGA
- the rpain gene encoding RPA-interacting protein isoform X2 — protein MERNLPPALCRQAEEQPVQAAAEIPSGGREPAAEGLRLRGLRHRPGGDGGGVDCPAGRGPETGLAVGVRGVRGHGREMSIIEEYERNLQFEQQCISSVVEGMEETHIICPICHTNNLTINNYFISCPCGLYINTKNQNITPDVLRLLLESRVSEHMEDCLHNPVFSVAPNTDSSPNLMISCKVCDYLSIVL, from the exons ATGGAAAGAAACCTACCGCCAG CGCTGTGTAGACAGGCTGAAGAACAGCCGGTCCAGGCTGCTGCAGAGATACCGTCAGGTGGGAGAGAGCCAGCAGCAGAGGGGCTCCGGCTCCGGGGCCTCCGTCATCGTccaggaggtgatggaggaggagtggaCTGCCCTGCAGGCAGAGGACCGGAGACTGGCCTCGCTGTGGGGGTCAGAGGGGTCAGAGGGCATGGCAGAG AAATGTCTATTATTGAAGAATACGAGAGGAACCTGCAGTTTGAGCAGCAGTGCATATCATCTGttgtggaggggatggaggagaCGCATATTATTTGCCCCATATGTCACAC GAACAACTTGACCATCAACAACTATTTCATCTCCTGCCCCTGTGGACTGTACATTAACACTAAG AATCAGAACATCACCCCCGATGTCCTGCGGCTTCTTCTGGAGTCCAGGGTGTCGGAGCACATGGAGGACTGTCTCCACAACCCTGTTTTCTCTGTAGCTCccaacacagacagctcccCCAACCTGATGATAAGCTGCAAG GTGTGTGACTACCTGTCCATTGTCCTGTGA